A single Cherax quadricarinatus isolate ZL_2023a chromosome 4, ASM3850222v1, whole genome shotgun sequence DNA region contains:
- the LOC128684583 gene encoding uncharacterized protein isoform X3 — MADYSNIHDSCDLEISECPEAHLETTQDLELLAQEIAEAAVEERRSSNTPSPTPTQLSPTQPECEEVEDKIKDEEDQRLQGGARDKSDLDEEKGERSRSESPVDEASWVLVSGEVEIDNGRLNEEARQRKPPECKCSIFRKFLARGDLRQKLADIGLTCDTQSEHDVDSLHHQDVFSVQDIVVSCSESMVICNMPQPQVVEEDEEEEEEHKPQVFLKDLPDCPKLGGWSGTFSGAQVMVEVELQGGLVVAGVTVMHSDLLSALVSLQHLVTSTGLVSYADIDVPSLLARAA; from the exons ATGGCAGATTACAGTAATATACATGACTCCTGCGATTTGGAGATCTCTGAATGTCCAGAGGCGCACCTTGAGACCACACAGGACTTAGAGCTGCTAGCTCAGGAGATAGCAGAAGCTGCCGTAGAGGAGAGAAgatcctccaacactccctctccAACCCCAACACAACTGTCGCCAACACAGCCAGAATGTGAAGAAGTAGAAGACAAGATCAAGGACGAAGAGGACCAAAGACTACAAGGTGGTGCCAGGGACAAGTCTGATTTGGATGAAGAGAAAGGCGAGAGATCCAGATCAGAGAGTCCGGTCGATGAGGCATCTTGGGTACTTGTAAGCGGCGAGGTTGAAATTGATAACGGCAGACTAAACGAAGAAGCCCGTCAAAGAAAACCCCCAGAATGTAAATGTAGCATTTTTAGGAAGTTCTTGGCTCGAGGAGACTTGCGCCAGAAGCTTGCAGACATCGGCCTGACGTGCGACACTCAAAGTGAGCATGATGTAGACAGCCTTCATCACCAAGATGTGTTCAGTGTGCAAGATATAGTTGTGTCGTGCTCTGAGTCTATGGTCATCTGCAACATGCCTCAGCCCCAG GTTgttgaggaagacgaggaggaggaggaggaacataaGCCCCAGGTGTTCCTTAAGGACCTGCCAGACTGTCCCAAGCTGGGGGGCTGGAGCGGCACTTTCTCCGGCGCTCAG gtgatggtggaggtggagctgcaaggagggttggtggtggctGGTGTCACAGTGATGCACAGCGATCTGCTCTCTGCCCTCGTCTCTCTACAGCATCTTGTTACTTCTACAG
- the LOC128684583 gene encoding uncharacterized protein isoform X2 — protein sequence MKGMADYSNIHDSCDLEISECPEAHLETTQDLELLAQEIAEAAVEERRSSNTPSPTPTQLSPTQPECEEVEDKIKDEEDQRLQGGARDKSDLDEEKGERSRSESPVDEASWVLVSGEVEIDNGRLNEEARQRKPPECKCSIFRKFLARGDLRQKLADIGLTCDTQSEHDVDSLHHQDVFSVQDIVVSCSESMVICNMPQPQVVEEDEEEEEEHKPQVFLKDLPDCPKLGGWSGTFSGAQVMVEVELQGGLVVAGVTVMHSDLLSALVSLQHLVTSTGLVSYADIDVPSLLARAA from the exons AAAGGTATGGCAGATTACAGTAATATACATGACTCCTGCGATTTGGAGATCTCTGAATGTCCAGAGGCGCACCTTGAGACCACACAGGACTTAGAGCTGCTAGCTCAGGAGATAGCAGAAGCTGCCGTAGAGGAGAGAAgatcctccaacactccctctccAACCCCAACACAACTGTCGCCAACACAGCCAGAATGTGAAGAAGTAGAAGACAAGATCAAGGACGAAGAGGACCAAAGACTACAAGGTGGTGCCAGGGACAAGTCTGATTTGGATGAAGAGAAAGGCGAGAGATCCAGATCAGAGAGTCCGGTCGATGAGGCATCTTGGGTACTTGTAAGCGGCGAGGTTGAAATTGATAACGGCAGACTAAACGAAGAAGCCCGTCAAAGAAAACCCCCAGAATGTAAATGTAGCATTTTTAGGAAGTTCTTGGCTCGAGGAGACTTGCGCCAGAAGCTTGCAGACATCGGCCTGACGTGCGACACTCAAAGTGAGCATGATGTAGACAGCCTTCATCACCAAGATGTGTTCAGTGTGCAAGATATAGTTGTGTCGTGCTCTGAGTCTATGGTCATCTGCAACATGCCTCAGCCCCAG GTTgttgaggaagacgaggaggaggaggaggaacataaGCCCCAGGTGTTCCTTAAGGACCTGCCAGACTGTCCCAAGCTGGGGGGCTGGAGCGGCACTTTCTCCGGCGCTCAG gtgatggtggaggtggagctgcaaggagggttggtggtggctGGTGTCACAGTGATGCACAGCGATCTGCTCTCTGCCCTCGTCTCTCTACAGCATCTTGTTACTTCTACAG